A single Coriobacteriia bacterium DNA region contains:
- a CDS encoding thiamine pyrophosphate-dependent enzyme encodes MANLKELTHREDRLAGGHRLCAGCGASIAVRQVLLGAGEDPIVVGCATGCLEVSTTIYPYSSWKTPFIHNAFENSAATVSGVEAAFRGLKRAGKIPGDKRVKFVAFGGDGGTYDIGLQSLSGAMERGHDMVYVCYDNGAYMNTGIQRSSATPRGAWATTAEVGKAQAGKMQRRKDLTSIIAAHGVPYAAQASISHWKDLTDKAAKAFAVEGPAFLNVFAPCPRGWRIGYDKTVEIAKLAVQTGFWPLFEVEDGAWRQTVKVANRKPVEEFLKPQGRFKHLFTPENAGVLAAVQADVDRYWEYVQRRCECA; translated from the coding sequence GTGGCGAATCTCAAGGAACTGACGCATCGCGAGGACCGCCTCGCCGGCGGCCACCGGCTCTGTGCAGGCTGCGGCGCCTCGATCGCAGTGAGGCAGGTACTCCTCGGCGCCGGCGAGGACCCTATCGTCGTCGGCTGCGCGACAGGCTGTCTCGAGGTCTCCACGACGATCTATCCCTACTCGTCGTGGAAGACCCCGTTCATCCACAACGCGTTCGAGAACTCCGCGGCGACCGTGTCCGGCGTGGAGGCGGCGTTCCGTGGGCTCAAGCGCGCTGGGAAGATACCCGGAGACAAGCGGGTGAAGTTCGTGGCTTTCGGCGGAGACGGCGGGACGTACGATATCGGCTTGCAGTCGCTGTCGGGCGCCATGGAGCGCGGACACGACATGGTGTACGTCTGCTACGACAACGGCGCGTACATGAACACCGGCATCCAGCGCTCGTCGGCGACGCCGCGCGGTGCGTGGGCGACGACCGCAGAGGTGGGAAAGGCGCAGGCCGGCAAGATGCAGCGCCGCAAGGACCTCACATCCATCATCGCCGCTCACGGGGTCCCGTACGCGGCCCAGGCGTCGATCAGCCACTGGAAGGACCTCACCGACAAGGCCGCCAAGGCTTTCGCGGTCGAGGGACCGGCGTTCCTCAACGTCTTCGCCCCGTGTCCACGGGGCTGGCGCATCGGCTATGACAAGACCGTCGAGATCGCGAAACTCGCGGTGCAGACAGGGTTCTGGCCTCTCTTCGAGGTCGAGGACGGCGCGTGGCGCCAGACCGTCAAGGTGGCGAACCGGAAGCCGGTCGAGGAGTTCCTCAAGCCACAGGGGCGGTTCAAGCATCTCTTCACGCCAGAGAACGCCGGAGTCCTCGCGGCGGTACAGGCGGACGTGGACCGGTACTGGGAGTACGTGCAGCGCCGATGCGAGTGCGCCTGA
- the recR gene encoding recombination mediator RecR has protein sequence MGYYAPSITRLLEELERLPGIGPKSAQRVAYHLLKGDDEAARRLADAVVEVKRSVRFCDRCFNFAEGELCEVCADPERDETLLCVVEEPRDVVAVERTGGFRGRYHVLQGAISPIDGVGPEQLRLRELVDRLADGSVVEVVVATNPNVEGETTALYIARLIKPLGVRVTRIASGLPVGGDLEFADEVTLGRAIEARREM, from the coding sequence GTGGGGTACTACGCTCCCTCCATCACCCGCCTGCTCGAGGAGCTCGAACGGCTCCCGGGGATCGGTCCCAAGTCGGCGCAGCGCGTCGCCTACCATCTGCTGAAGGGGGACGACGAGGCTGCCCGCCGTCTCGCCGACGCCGTCGTGGAGGTCAAGCGCTCGGTCAGGTTCTGCGACCGCTGCTTCAACTTCGCCGAGGGGGAACTCTGCGAGGTCTGCGCGGACCCCGAGCGCGACGAAACGCTGCTCTGCGTGGTCGAGGAGCCCCGCGACGTGGTGGCGGTCGAGCGCACCGGAGGCTTCCGAGGGCGCTACCACGTGCTCCAGGGCGCCATCTCGCCCATCGACGGTGTCGGTCCGGAGCAGTTGCGCCTTCGCGAACTGGTCGACCGGCTCGCCGACGGCTCGGTGGTCGAGGTCGTCGTCGCCACGAACCCGAACGTCGAAGGCGAGACGACGGCGCTCTACATCGCGCGACTGATCAAACCGCTGGGGGTGCGAGTGACTCGGATCGCGTCGGGTCTGCCCGTCGGCGGGGACCTCGAGTTCGCCGACGAAGTCACGCTCGGGAGGGCCATCGAGGCGCGGCGGGAGATGTGA
- the dnaX gene encoding DNA polymerase III subunit gamma/tau, with protein sequence MTHQSLYRKYRPQAFDEVVGQDHISRTLRNAVEDGSVAHAYLFTGPRGTGKTTTARILAKALDCAKGPTAEPDQTCEDCLEIAEGRHPDVYELDAASRTGVDAVREEIISRVNYAPTRGRWKVYIIDEVQMLSTSAFNALLKTLEEPPSRTVFILCTTHPHKVPETIQSRCQRFDFHRIGVDGIVSRLAAISEAEGISVEEGVLALVAKHALGGMRDAIGTLEQLAAFGGKTVSLADAEGLLGEVDTAALFEVAGLILDRDVAGCFRYIADLAESGADMSEFVKGLTGHFRDLFVVASVGDARRIVEVLESEFAHLEEQAHAFGSERLARILGILGEVSGELRFSPDPRLVLEVALARMVLPRGELTLAALAERVATLERAPGAAPASPAAKPGSAAAAIPDAVKPARTPREPAVATQVAGGPRAPSGPLDRAAVKRGWKAVLAEVKRLRPARSSLFDGTEVDVDGDTLVVEFASDAGAVMALAGEQETLQLLRTCVEAVLGLDPPIEYQAGRGGIHPSAEEVPAAAPADDAARMLIDELGAEVVAEARHSDEQD encoded by the coding sequence ATGACGCACCAGTCTCTGTACCGCAAGTACCGTCCGCAGGCCTTCGACGAGGTCGTCGGCCAGGACCACATCTCGCGCACCCTGCGCAACGCCGTCGAGGACGGATCGGTCGCGCACGCGTATCTCTTCACCGGGCCGCGCGGTACGGGAAAGACGACGACCGCGCGCATCCTCGCCAAGGCGCTCGACTGCGCGAAAGGGCCCACGGCCGAACCCGACCAGACGTGCGAGGACTGCCTCGAGATCGCCGAGGGCCGTCATCCGGACGTGTACGAGCTCGATGCGGCTTCCCGCACGGGGGTCGATGCCGTGCGGGAGGAGATCATCAGCCGGGTCAACTACGCTCCCACGCGCGGCCGCTGGAAGGTCTATATCATCGACGAGGTCCAGATGCTCTCGACCTCGGCCTTCAACGCGCTGCTCAAGACGCTCGAAGAGCCGCCCTCCAGGACCGTCTTCATCCTCTGCACGACTCATCCGCACAAGGTTCCGGAGACGATCCAGTCCCGCTGCCAGCGGTTCGACTTCCACCGCATAGGCGTCGACGGCATCGTGTCGCGCCTTGCGGCCATCTCGGAGGCCGAGGGGATCTCGGTCGAGGAGGGCGTGCTCGCGCTCGTCGCCAAACACGCGCTCGGCGGTATGCGCGACGCGATCGGCACGCTCGAGCAGCTCGCCGCGTTCGGCGGCAAGACGGTCTCTCTCGCGGACGCGGAGGGCCTGCTCGGGGAAGTCGACACGGCGGCGCTTTTCGAGGTGGCCGGTCTGATACTCGACCGCGACGTCGCGGGTTGCTTCCGCTACATCGCGGACCTCGCCGAGTCGGGCGCGGACATGTCCGAGTTCGTCAAGGGTCTGACCGGGCATTTCCGGGACCTCTTCGTTGTGGCCAGCGTGGGTGACGCACGGCGCATCGTCGAGGTGCTCGAATCAGAGTTCGCTCACCTCGAGGAGCAGGCGCATGCGTTCGGCTCGGAGCGGCTCGCGCGGATCCTCGGCATCCTCGGGGAGGTCTCCGGCGAGCTGCGGTTCTCCCCGGATCCGCGCCTCGTTCTCGAGGTCGCACTCGCAAGGATGGTCCTGCCCCGCGGGGAGCTGACGCTGGCCGCGCTCGCCGAACGTGTCGCGACGCTCGAGCGCGCGCCCGGCGCGGCGCCTGCGAGTCCGGCCGCGAAGCCGGGATCCGCCGCCGCGGCCATACCCGACGCGGTCAAGCCCGCGCGGACCCCACGGGAGCCGGCGGTCGCGACGCAGGTCGCCGGAGGTCCCCGGGCCCCGTCCGGCCCTCTCGACCGGGCGGCTGTCAAGCGTGGGTGGAAGGCCGTGCTCGCCGAGGTCAAGCGGCTGCGGCCGGCTCGTTCTTCGCTCTTCGACGGTACCGAGGTGGACGTGGACGGCGACACCCTTGTCGTCGAGTTCGCCTCGGACGCCGGTGCGGTCATGGCGCTCGCCGGCGAGCAGGAGACGCTACAGCTCCTGCGCACCTGCGTGGAGGCGGTGCTCGGTCTCGACCCGCCGATCGAGTACCAGGCTGGGCGCGGAGGCATCCATCCGTCCGCTGAAGAAGTCCCTGCTGCGGCTCCCGCCGACGATGCGGCGAGGATGCTCATCGACGAGCTAGGAGCCGAAGTCGTGGCCGAGGCCCGACACTCCGACGAACAGGACTGA
- a CDS encoding amidohydrolase family protein encodes MRIVDTHTHIFPDDLAPAAIGSLEAEGGIRARYDGTLSGLVSAMDRAGIDVSCIQPVATKPGQVRRINDWVATLAGDRIVPFGTIHPDMPDAPAEVERLAALGLRGIKLHPEYQTFVPDDPRMDALYEAVVGCGLVVLFHAGADINFKTVRGTPEVFARLLDRHPRMRVVLAHMGGYMWWDEVEAHLLGRDVFFDTAYTLGHLPDERFVRMVEAHGSQRVLFGSDGPWTDAAEEVAHIRSLGLSSETCEAVLGGNAERLLGPAAR; translated from the coding sequence TTGCGCATCGTCGACACGCACACGCACATCTTCCCCGACGACCTCGCCCCAGCGGCCATCGGATCGCTCGAGGCCGAGGGCGGTATCCGCGCGAGATACGACGGGACCCTCTCGGGTCTCGTGTCGGCGATGGATCGCGCGGGGATCGACGTCTCGTGCATCCAGCCGGTCGCGACGAAGCCGGGCCAGGTGCGCCGCATCAACGATTGGGTCGCGACACTGGCGGGCGACCGCATCGTCCCGTTCGGGACGATCCACCCCGACATGCCCGACGCGCCGGCGGAGGTCGAGCGTCTCGCGGCTCTGGGACTGAGGGGGATCAAGCTCCATCCCGAGTACCAGACCTTCGTGCCCGACGATCCACGCATGGACGCACTATACGAAGCCGTGGTCGGATGCGGGCTCGTCGTGCTCTTCCACGCGGGCGCCGACATCAATTTCAAGACCGTCCGCGGCACCCCGGAGGTCTTCGCCCGCCTTCTCGACCGCCACCCGCGGATGCGCGTCGTCCTCGCGCACATGGGGGGCTACATGTGGTGGGACGAGGTCGAGGCCCACCTGCTTGGGAGGGACGTGTTCTTCGACACGGCCTACACGCTCGGTCACCTGCCGGACGAGAGGTTCGTGCGCATGGTGGAGGCGCACGGGTCCCAGCGCGTGCTCTTCGGCTCGGACGGGCCCTGGACGGATGCGGCGGAGGAGGTCGCTCACATCCGGTCGCTCGGGCTTTCGAGCGAGACGTGCGAAGCGGTCCTGGGCGGCAACGCCGAACGACTGCTCGGGCCGGCAGCTAGGTGA
- a CDS encoding 2-oxoacid:acceptor oxidoreductase family protein: MQQLTEIRWHARAGQGAVTAAKLVAETALDLDWYLQAMPEYGPERMGAPIQAFTRISEVPIEIHNNIEHPDVVVVLDETLLTIVDVAGGLADGGVVIVNTCSPPSALRAALRLGDDKRVACVDASGIANETLKRDMPNTPMIGALAKATGIFTLDQVRDHMVKSFGKKFSQEVIEANVASVTRAFEEVQVA; encoded by the coding sequence ATGCAGCAGCTGACGGAGATCCGTTGGCATGCGCGCGCCGGTCAGGGAGCGGTGACGGCCGCGAAGCTCGTCGCGGAGACAGCGCTCGACCTCGACTGGTATCTGCAGGCGATGCCCGAGTACGGCCCGGAGCGGATGGGCGCGCCGATCCAGGCGTTCACGCGCATCAGCGAAGTGCCGATCGAGATCCACAACAACATCGAACACCCGGACGTGGTCGTGGTCCTCGACGAGACACTGCTCACGATCGTCGACGTCGCCGGCGGGCTCGCCGATGGCGGTGTCGTGATCGTGAACACGTGCAGTCCCCCCTCTGCGCTGCGTGCGGCGCTCCGTCTCGGCGACGACAAGCGCGTGGCGTGCGTCGACGCGTCGGGCATCGCGAACGAGACGCTCAAGCGGGACATGCCGAACACGCCGATGATCGGCGCTCTCGCCAAGGCGACCGGCATCTTCACTCTCGATCAGGTCCGCGACCACATGGTGAAGTCCTTCGGCAAGAAGTTCTCCCAGGAGGTCATCGAGGCGAACGTCGCATCGGTCACCCGGGCCTTCGAGGAGGTGCAGGTAGCGTGA
- a CDS encoding HD domain-containing phosphohydrolase, which yields MLSRLFGKHLHNQIIAPLVIVAAIVGFIATLVAVILLSRVIDQWVDQAAHSTTGNVVARIQSRTDDLMRSATLAAENPRLVTGVVAGDAGRVTGELVLSNAALRADSLMVVDEDGRVLAVTGRLGVLPGQHPFSSRTRRWAVRSMRHPVLTEVAGRVTLTALQPVSEPGGNVHVLALSTVIDDAFLRSVSRGSAADFCFFGPSGKRVACTVESSSALRSIMEGLDLPAREAIAASRRGGSPSADLRVEGRDMRVWAQRVTIPGDPTGGEGYLVAFVRTDVSEQTRATTTRLILMWSVFAILVLVGLGWWVARRISDPLVLLTQSARRVADGDFSSRVEIPGGNELTQLAESFDQMTESLRNRTEVLTKKVLELATLYEISRSLGSTLDLDVLLDSVLDSTMRIFNIELGYVTLRDKETSRISLRAWRGPGQSQADERAVRSSMAEWVIREGRPLIFNPPASGEGQQVDTVSGALAALCVPLISGEGTVGAITVGTHDRTFRFSSDDVRLLSTIANHVTIAVGNIDLFSSLQEAYLATVRSLAAAVDAKDPYTRGHSDKVATYAMAIAERLELSTEQRTALEMAAYLHDIGKIGIREEILLKPGRLSAPEMGQMRHHPLIGANILRPVAFPWPIAPVVRHHHEHWDGSGYPAGLKGEEIPLLARILTVADAYEAMTADRPYRPGRSREEAIVELRRCSGSHFDPRVAEAFISVLEESPGEIEFGLLPETEDVQPDEARAIFVAICDGMVNSFRRLGGPRLATNLEAELNAFFGREDLPYSFESGHLYVRTEAVSPEAELAGMRATVHHITASMERTSGRSLVDHFYQEALTGLSERMRVLARVLDLYVSV from the coding sequence ATGCTTTCGCGGCTATTCGGCAAGCACCTCCACAACCAGATCATCGCGCCCCTCGTCATCGTGGCGGCGATCGTCGGATTCATCGCCACCCTCGTCGCGGTGATCCTGTTGTCCCGGGTCATCGACCAGTGGGTCGACCAGGCCGCACACTCCACCACCGGCAACGTGGTGGCCCGCATCCAGTCCCGGACCGACGACCTGATGCGCAGCGCGACGCTCGCCGCGGAGAACCCGAGGCTGGTGACCGGAGTCGTAGCCGGCGATGCCGGGAGGGTGACCGGAGAACTCGTCCTGTCCAACGCCGCGCTCCGGGCGGACAGTCTGATGGTCGTCGACGAGGACGGCCGGGTCTTGGCGGTGACCGGGCGGCTCGGGGTGTTGCCGGGCCAGCACCCGTTCAGCAGCCGCACCCGCCGATGGGCCGTGCGATCCATGCGCCACCCCGTCCTCACCGAGGTCGCGGGACGAGTGACGCTGACCGCGCTCCAGCCCGTGAGCGAGCCCGGGGGCAACGTCCACGTCCTCGCTCTGTCCACGGTCATCGACGACGCCTTCCTGCGCTCCGTGTCGCGCGGTTCCGCTGCCGACTTCTGCTTCTTCGGGCCCTCGGGTAAGCGGGTCGCCTGCACGGTCGAGTCTTCTTCCGCGCTTCGCTCGATCATGGAGGGTCTGGACCTTCCGGCCCGGGAGGCGATCGCGGCCTCACGACGCGGTGGATCGCCCAGCGCGGACCTGCGCGTGGAGGGTCGGGACATGCGGGTCTGGGCGCAGAGGGTCACGATACCCGGCGATCCGACCGGCGGAGAGGGCTATCTCGTCGCCTTCGTCAGGACCGACGTGAGCGAGCAGACGAGGGCCACCACGACGCGGCTCATCTTGATGTGGTCCGTCTTCGCCATCCTCGTGCTCGTCGGTCTCGGCTGGTGGGTCGCGCGGCGGATCTCGGACCCGCTCGTGCTCCTGACACAGAGCGCGCGGCGTGTCGCCGACGGCGACTTCTCGAGTCGCGTCGAGATCCCCGGCGGCAACGAACTCACGCAGCTGGCCGAGAGCTTCGATCAGATGACGGAGTCGTTGCGCAACCGGACAGAGGTCCTCACGAAGAAGGTCCTCGAGCTTGCCACGCTGTACGAGATCAGCCGTTCGCTCGGTTCGACGCTCGATCTCGACGTGCTCCTCGATTCCGTGCTCGACTCCACGATGCGCATCTTCAACATCGAACTCGGCTACGTCACGCTGCGCGACAAGGAGACCAGCCGGATATCGCTGCGCGCCTGGCGCGGGCCGGGCCAGTCGCAGGCCGACGAGCGCGCCGTGCGTTCCTCCATGGCGGAATGGGTGATACGAGAAGGTCGCCCGCTCATCTTCAACCCGCCGGCGAGTGGCGAAGGACAGCAGGTGGACACCGTCTCCGGTGCGCTCGCCGCGCTCTGCGTGCCCCTCATCTCGGGGGAGGGGACGGTCGGTGCGATTACGGTAGGCACGCACGACCGGACGTTCCGGTTCAGCAGCGACGACGTGCGACTGCTCTCGACGATCGCGAACCACGTGACGATCGCGGTCGGCAACATCGACCTCTTCTCGAGCCTGCAGGAAGCCTATCTGGCGACGGTCCGATCGCTCGCGGCGGCCGTCGACGCCAAGGACCCGTACACGCGAGGTCACTCGGACAAGGTCGCCACGTACGCCATGGCTATCGCGGAACGGCTCGAGTTGTCGACCGAGCAGAGGACGGCGCTCGAGATGGCCGCGTACCTCCACGACATCGGGAAGATCGGCATCCGCGAGGAGATACTTCTCAAGCCGGGGCGCCTCTCCGCGCCCGAGATGGGGCAGATGCGCCATCATCCTCTCATCGGCGCGAACATCCTGCGGCCGGTCGCCTTCCCTTGGCCCATCGCGCCGGTCGTGCGCCACCACCACGAGCACTGGGACGGGTCCGGCTATCCGGCGGGGCTGAAGGGGGAGGAGATCCCCCTGCTCGCCCGGATCCTGACTGTCGCGGACGCGTACGAGGCGATGACCGCCGACCGGCCCTATCGTCCCGGCCGTTCGCGCGAAGAGGCCATCGTCGAGCTCCGGCGGTGCTCCGGCAGCCACTTCGACCCGCGGGTCGCCGAGGCCTTCATCTCCGTGCTCGAGGAGAGTCCCGGCGAGATCGAGTTCGGGCTCCTTCCCGAGACGGAGGACGTGCAGCCGGACGAGGCGCGCGCGATCTTCGTCGCGATATGCGACGGCATGGTCAACAGCTTCCGCCGGCTCGGCGGGCCTCGTCTCGCGACGAACCTCGAAGCCGAGCTCAACGCGTTCTTTGGGCGCGAGGACCTTCCGTACTCGTTCGAGTCGGGTCATCTCTACGTCCGCACGGAAGCGGTCAGCCCCGAAGCCGAACTCGCGGGCATGCGCGCCACGGTGCACCACATCACCGCATCGATGGAGCGGACCTCTGGCCGCAGCCTCGTCGACCACTTCTACCAGGAGGCGCTCACGGGGCTGTCCGAGAGGATGCGCGTGCTCGCGCGGGTGCTCGACCTCTACGTCTCCGTGTGA
- a CDS encoding cyclic nucleotide-binding domain-containing protein — MLEGIPRTYPDGATIFAQGDPAADMYVVRSGTVHIVRAKSGMEMTLAVLGEGEIFGEMGLFDPGPRSAAAVTIGETVVEAIDTATFKSYVSDPVVWQMLAKMAERIHLMNEAYEQLAAESDGRAFT; from the coding sequence ATGCTCGAGGGCATCCCGCGCACCTATCCAGACGGCGCCACCATATTCGCACAGGGCGACCCGGCTGCCGATATGTACGTCGTCCGCTCAGGCACGGTGCACATCGTCCGAGCGAAGAGCGGCATGGAGATGACCTTGGCCGTCCTCGGCGAGGGCGAGATCTTCGGCGAGATGGGCCTGTTCGATCCCGGCCCTCGTTCCGCCGCCGCGGTGACGATCGGCGAGACCGTCGTCGAAGCGATCGACACGGCTACCTTCAAGAGCTACGTGAGCGACCCCGTGGTGTGGCAGATGCTGGCGAAGATGGCCGAACGCATCCACCTCATGAACGAGGCGTACGAGCAGCTCGCCGCCGAGAGCGACGGCCGGGCCTTCACCTAG
- the porA gene encoding pyruvate ferredoxin oxidoreductase — protein MPTQKTLAVTGNILVAEAMRQCAPDVMAAYPITPQTTIVEEYAKFVAQGRVHTEYVTVESEHSAMSACVGASAAGARVMTATSSQGLALMWEELYIAAGMRLPIVMANANRALSAPINIHCDHSDAMGARDSGWVMLFAEDAQEAYDNTIMAVRVAEHPDVLLPVMSCLDGFITTHSIDRAQVMDDESVATFVGEYRPENALLDIDAPVAHGAFAGLGGPYFEFKKAQRNAIDRSKGVIEQVGAEFAKLSGRPFGLIETWGMDDAEVAVVVIGSTAGNVRHVARAARERGVKAGVVKVRCFRPFPVAELAAALAGCKAVAVLDRAESFGAEGGPLFLETRSALYDTSSRVPVVDYVYGLGGSDVRLDLLERVYGDLTDIAEGAAVPSGITYLGIR, from the coding sequence ATGCCGACGCAGAAGACCCTCGCCGTCACCGGGAACATCCTGGTCGCCGAGGCCATGCGGCAGTGTGCGCCCGACGTGATGGCGGCATATCCCATCACGCCCCAGACGACCATCGTCGAGGAGTATGCGAAGTTCGTCGCCCAAGGCAGGGTCCACACCGAGTACGTCACCGTGGAGTCCGAACACTCCGCGATGAGCGCGTGCGTCGGCGCTTCGGCGGCGGGCGCGCGCGTCATGACCGCGACGTCCTCTCAGGGTCTCGCGCTCATGTGGGAGGAGCTCTACATCGCGGCGGGGATGCGGTTGCCCATCGTCATGGCGAACGCGAACCGCGCTCTGTCCGCGCCGATCAACATCCACTGCGACCATTCGGACGCCATGGGCGCCCGCGACTCGGGCTGGGTGATGCTCTTCGCGGAGGACGCCCAGGAGGCCTACGACAACACGATCATGGCGGTGAGGGTCGCCGAGCATCCCGACGTGCTGCTCCCGGTCATGAGCTGTCTCGACGGTTTCATCACGACGCATTCCATCGATCGCGCGCAGGTCATGGACGACGAGTCCGTCGCGACGTTCGTGGGAGAGTACCGGCCCGAGAACGCGCTGCTCGACATCGATGCCCCGGTGGCCCACGGCGCCTTCGCCGGACTCGGCGGGCCGTACTTCGAGTTCAAGAAGGCGCAGCGCAACGCGATCGACCGCTCCAAGGGCGTCATCGAGCAGGTCGGCGCGGAGTTCGCGAAGCTCTCCGGACGTCCGTTCGGCCTCATCGAGACTTGGGGCATGGACGACGCCGAAGTGGCCGTGGTCGTGATCGGTTCCACGGCCGGCAACGTGCGGCATGTCGCACGCGCCGCGCGCGAGCGCGGGGTGAAGGCGGGCGTCGTGAAGGTCCGCTGCTTCCGTCCGTTCCCGGTCGCCGAACTCGCGGCGGCTCTCGCGGGATGCAAAGCCGTCGCGGTGCTCGATCGCGCGGAGTCGTTCGGTGCCGAGGGAGGGCCGCTCTTCCTCGAGACGCGCAGCGCCCTCTACGACACGTCGTCCCGCGTGCCTGTCGTGGACTACGTCTACGGGCTTGGCGGCTCCGACGTGCGCCTCGACCTCCTTGAGCGTGTCTATGGCGACCTGACCGACATAGCCGAGGGTGCGGCCGTCCCGTCCGGTATCACCTACCTTGGCATCCGATAG
- a CDS encoding YbaB/EbfC family nucleoid-associated protein — protein MAGMLKQAQKMQADMARIQQELKDERVEVSVGGGSVRIVMTGDLQVVAVTIDPAALDPDDVALLEDLVTAAVNEAVRQAQDLATRRMAAVTGGLGIPGL, from the coding sequence ATGGCAGGCATGCTCAAGCAGGCTCAGAAGATGCAGGCCGACATGGCCCGCATCCAGCAGGAGCTCAAGGACGAGCGGGTCGAGGTGTCCGTCGGCGGCGGTTCCGTCAGGATCGTCATGACCGGAGACCTGCAGGTGGTGGCCGTGACGATCGATCCTGCGGCGCTCGATCCCGACGACGTCGCCTTGCTCGAGGACCTGGTGACCGCGGCCGTGAACGAGGCCGTGCGCCAGGCGCAGGACCTCGCCACGCGTCGCATGGCGGCGGTGACCGGCGGTCTCGGGATCCCGGGGCTGTAA
- a CDS encoding 4Fe-4S dicluster-binding protein yields MSWDISKIGSWKAEDFPRGAVIPEAGNSKDYVTGGWRSSRPVRDDDKCTQCLLCWIWCPDSSIAVAGEKVTTFDYDHCKGCGVCANECPSDAITMVPEGCELPEVK; encoded by the coding sequence GTGAGCTGGGACATCTCGAAGATCGGATCCTGGAAGGCCGAGGACTTCCCTCGCGGCGCGGTCATCCCGGAGGCGGGGAACTCGAAGGACTACGTCACCGGCGGCTGGCGGAGTTCGCGCCCCGTCCGTGACGACGACAAGTGCACGCAGTGCCTGCTGTGCTGGATATGGTGCCCCGACTCGTCGATCGCCGTCGCCGGCGAGAAGGTCACGACCTTCGACTACGATCACTGCAAGGGATGCGGGGTCTGCGCCAACGAGTGCCCGTCGGACGCCATCACGATGGTGCCTGAGGGTTGCGAACTCCCGGAGGTGAAGTAG
- a CDS encoding substrate-binding domain-containing protein codes for MLVRSQCRLVLIVVVAVALGLGPVSCARKGDAVSSQSKPTGRIERLRVSGSGTALPLLRLLTDSYSRVVPGGDVSFVYLPGLHSGGGVKGVVAGDLEIGAVSRELTKDERGLHLRYVLLSNDGLAIAVHPSVGVRGVTTQQVREIYSGRFANWKELGGADLPITVLDRNEDESAKIILRKYVLGSDLDVTPRAVDLYYESDMIEGLQTTPGAIGYFSLGYGLSQNVSVDYLTLDGVAPTVANIESGAYRVVRPLGVVARTDASDGADRFLAWASGVEAAALMERVGFVPARR; via the coding sequence GTGCTAGTGCGCAGCCAATGTCGTCTCGTCCTCATCGTCGTGGTCGCCGTCGCGCTCGGTCTCGGCCCCGTGTCGTGCGCTCGCAAGGGCGACGCGGTCTCCTCCCAGAGCAAGCCGACCGGGCGGATCGAACGGTTGCGCGTGTCGGGTTCGGGTACGGCCCTCCCCCTTCTGCGTCTCCTCACGGACAGCTACTCTCGCGTCGTGCCGGGGGGCGACGTCAGCTTCGTCTACCTTCCAGGTCTGCACTCCGGGGGCGGCGTGAAGGGCGTGGTCGCGGGCGACCTCGAGATCGGCGCCGTCTCGCGCGAACTCACGAAGGACGAGCGCGGGCTTCACCTGAGGTACGTGCTCCTCTCCAACGACGGTCTGGCGATCGCGGTCCACCCCTCGGTCGGCGTTCGGGGAGTCACCACTCAGCAGGTCCGCGAGATCTACTCCGGCAGGTTCGCCAACTGGAAGGAACTCGGCGGAGCCGACCTGCCGATCACGGTACTCGACCGCAACGAGGACGAATCGGCGAAGATCATCCTCCGGAAGTACGTGCTCGGGTCGGACCTCGACGTCACACCTCGCGCCGTCGATCTCTACTACGAGAGCGACATGATCGAGGGCCTCCAGACGACCCCGGGTGCGATAGGCTACTTCTCCCTGGGTTACGGACTCTCCCAGAACGTCTCGGTCGACTACCTGACGCTCGACGGAGTGGCGCCGACCGTCGCCAACATCGAGAGCGGTGCGTATCGAGTGGTCCGGCCGCTCGGTGTCGTCGCGCGCACGGACGCGAGCGACGGGGCGGACCGGTTCCTGGCCTGGGCCTCAGGTGTTGAGGCGGCGGCGCTGATGGAGCGAGTCGGCTTCGTGCCCGCGCGGCGCTGA